A DNA window from Daucus carota subsp. sativus chromosome 3, DH1 v3.0, whole genome shotgun sequence contains the following coding sequences:
- the LOC108214735 gene encoding pre-mRNA cleavage factor Im 25 kDa subunit 2, translated as MCRASKYKLQYDPPSSPSPTHTPAGSDTTMVTSPIVNTYPLASYTFGVKEPKMEKDTSVADRLARMKVNYMKEGMRTSVEGILMVQEHNHPHILLLQIGNTFCKLPGGRLKPGENEIEGLKRKLSSKLAATSPGIQPDWQIGECVATWWRPNFETVMYPYCPPHIAKPKECKKIFLVHLSEREYFAVPKNLKLLAVPLFELYDNVQRYGPVISTIPQQLSRFQFSMMQA; from the exons ATGTGCAGAGCGagtaaatataaattacaatacGACCCCCCTTCGTCTCCATCCCCAACTCACACACCGGCCGGATCCGACACAACCATGGTCACGTCGCCGATCGTAAACACATACCCACTCGCCAGCTACACTTTCGGAGTCAAAGAGCCCAAAATGGAGAAAGACACCTCCGTCGCCGATCGTTTAGCTCGTATGAAAGTCAA TTATATGAAGGAGGGTATGAGGACTAGCGTCGAAGGGATATTGATG GTACAAGAACACAATCACCCACATATACTTCTGCTGCAAATTGGGAACACTTTTTGCAAGCTTCCTGGTGGGCGTCTAAAGCCAGGAGAGAATG AAATTGAAGGCTTAAAAAGAAAGCTTTCCAGCAAACTTGCTGCTACTTCACCTGGTATACAACCTGACTGGCAG ATAGGCGAGTGCGTGGCTACATGGTGGAGGCCAAATTTTGAAACAGTAATGTACCCCTACTGCCCTCCCCACATAGCAAAACCGAAG GAATGTAAGAAGATTTTTCTTGTTCATTTGTCGGAGAGAGAGTACTTCGCAGTGCCAAAGAACTTGAAACTTCTTGCTGTTCCATTGTTTGAACTCTATGATAATGTTCAG AGATATGGACCTGTCATCTCCACCATTCCGCAGCAGTTATCTAGATTCCAGTTTAGCATGATGCAGGCATAA